From the genome of Sylvia atricapilla isolate bSylAtr1 chromosome 26, bSylAtr1.pri, whole genome shotgun sequence, one region includes:
- the LOC136371932 gene encoding ectoderm-neural cortex protein 1-like: MSVSSHENRKSRSSSGSMNIHLFHKPGHADSLLTQLNLLRQQNLFTDVVLRAGNQSFPCHRAVLAACSRYFNAMFSGGLKESRDGEVNFHDSLHPEVLELLLDYAYSSRVLINEENAESLLEAGDMLQFQDIRDASADFLEKNLYPGNCLNMLLLSDAHCCERLLELSWRMALANFTSLCKTEDFLRLPKGKLLELVESEELEVEDETLVYEAVIGWIRYDLPRRHEVLPELLRSVRLALLPESYLRKQVACEKLVTSHKLGEEIVADAVRCKMKILQNDGLVTGCCARPRKVSQALLLLGGQTFMCDKIYTLDHKTSEIIPRADIPSPRKECSACAIGCKVYITGGKGSENGASRDVWVYDTLHDEWAKAAPMLVARFGHGSAELEHCLYVVGGHTAMSGAFPASPSVSLKQVEHYDPQLDKWSLVAPLREGVSNAAVVGAKMKLFVFGGTSANQNKLPKVQCFDPCQNRWTVPASCPQPWRYTAAAVVGSHVIVIGGDTEFSASSAYRFHSDTFQWSKFGDVTAKCISCRAVTSGNRLYVVGGYCGAQRCKTLDCYDPSSDTWSSVTTVPYSLIPTAFVSTWKYLSA, translated from the coding sequence ATGTCCGTCAGCAGCCACGAGAACCGGAAATCCCGCTCGAGCTCCGGCTCCATGAACATCCATCTCTTCCACAAACCGGGCCACGCCGACAGCCTCCTCACCCAACTGAACCTGCTCCGCCAGCAGAACCTCTTCACCGACGTGGTGCTGCGGGCGGGGAACCAGAGCTTCCCCTGCCACCGCGCTGTCCTGGCCGCCTGCAGCCGCTACTTCAACGCCATGTTCAGCGGGGGCCTGAAAGAGAGCAGAGATGGTGAGGTCAACTTCCACGACTCGCTGCACCCcgaggtgctggagctgctgctggactACGCTTACTCATCCCGGGTGCTGATCAATGAGGAGAATGCCGAGTCCCTGCTGGAGGCCGGGGACATGCTGCAGTTCCAGGATATTCGGGATGCTTCAGCTGACTTTTTGGAGAAGAATCTCTACCCTGGGAATTGCCTGaacatgctgctgctgtccgATGCCCATTGCTGCGAGCggctgctggagctgtcctGGAGGATGGCCTTGGCCAACTTCACCTCGCTCTGCAAGACTGAAGATTTCCTCCGACTGCCCAAAGGcaagctgctggagctggtggagaGCGAGGAGCTGGAGGTAGAGGACGAGACGCTGGTCTATGAAGCCGTTATAGGCTGGATCCGCTATGATTTGCCCCGACGCCACGAAGTTCTGCCCGAGCTGCTGCGCTCCGTCcgcctggccctgctgcccgAGTCCTACCTGCGCAAGCAGGTGGCCTGTGAGAAGCTGGTGACCAGCCACAAGCTGGGGGAGGAGATCGTGGCCGACGCCGTGCGATGCAAAATGAAGATCCTGCAGAACGACGGGCTGGTGACGGGGTGCTGCGCCCGGCCCCGCAAGGTcagccaggccctgctgctgctcgggGGCCAGACCTTCATGTGCGACAAGATTTACACGCTGGACCATAAAACCAGCGAGATCATCCCCCGTGCCGACATCCCCAGCCCCCGCAAGGAGTGCAGCGCCTGCGCCATCGGCTGCAAGGTCTACATCACCGGCGGCAAGGGCTCCGAGAACGGCGCTTCCAGGGACGTCTGGGTGTACGACACCCTCCACGACGAGTGGGCCAAAGCTGCTCCCATGCTGGTGGCGCGGTTTGGCCACGGCTCCGCCGAGCTGGAGCACTGCCTGTACGTGGTGGGGGGTCACACGGCCATGAGCGGCGCCTTCCCGGCCTCTCCCTCCGTGTCCCTCAAGCAAGTGGAGCACTACGACCCTCAGCTGGACAAGTGGTCGCTGGTGGCTCCTCTCCGGGAGGGCGTGAGCAACGCCGCCGTGGTGGGAGCCAAGATGAAGCTGTTTGTTTTCGGGGGCACCAGCGCCAACCAGAACAAGCTGCCCAAGGTGCAGTGCTTCGACCCCTGCCAGAACCGCTGGACGGTGCCCgccagctgcccccagccctggcgCTACACGGCGGCCGCCGTGGTGGGCAGCCACGTCATCGTCATCGGCGGGGACACGGAGTTCTCCGCCAGCTCCGCTTACCGCTTCCACAGCGACACCTTCCAGTGGTCCAAGTTTGGGGATGTCACCGCCAAGTGCATCAGCTGCCGCGCTGTCACCTCGGGGAACAGGCTCTACGTGGTGGGGGGCTACTGCGGGGCTCAGCGCTGCAAAACCCTGGACTGCTACGACCCCTCATCTGACACCTGGAGCAGCGTCACCACGGTGCCGTACTCCCTCATCCCCACCGCCTTCGTCAGCACCTGGAAGTACCTGTCTGCTTGA
- the PEX11G gene encoding peroxisomal membrane protein 11C isoform X1, translated as MAAGALWGLVAALETHRGRDRAVRALSYGCQLAGAALPGPAALPGGLLAASAQLSSCRTVLRLFDDLAMLRHSCSYGLGPEGEDALVRGLSVLCNVANQLYYPCEHLAWAADVGIVRAGSQQWWARSTALWGCALLLSILRSLRILFQLRRKLSQHKCSTSPQSQQKLRAQMKAEVLSILMDTADLSNAIHWLPPGFLWAGRFPPWLVGLLGTISSLIGIYQASRGASSEAA; from the exons ATGGCGGCGGGCGCGCTCTGGGGGCTCGTGGCCGCGCTGGAGACGCACCGGGGCCGCGACCGGGCG GTCCGGGCGCTGTCCTACGGCTGCCAGCTGGcgggggcagcgctgcccgggcccgcggcgctgcccgggggGCTCCTGGCCGcctctgcccagctcagctcctgccgCACCGTCCTGCGCCTCTTCGACGACCTGGCCATGCTGCGGCACAGCTGCAGCTACGGGCTGGGCCCCGAG GGCGAGGACGCGCTGGTGCGGGGGCTCTCGGTGCTCTGCAACGTGGCCAACCAGCTCTACTACCCCTGCGAGCACCTGGCGTGGGCGGCGGATGTCGGCATCGTCCGCGCCGGCTCCCAGCAGTGGTGGGCGCGGAGCACGGcgctctggggctgtgccctgctcctgaGCATCCTGCG ATCCCTGAGAATCTTGTTCCAGTTAAGAAGAAAACTGAGCCAGCACAAGTG CAGCACTTCACCTCAGAGCCAGCAGAAGCTGAGAGCTCAGATGAAGGCTGAAGTTCTGAGCATCCTCATGGACACAGCAGATCTCTCCAATGCAATCCACTGGCTGCCTCCAGGATTCCTGTGGGCAGGAAGGTTCCCTCCATGGTTAGTAGGACTCCTGGGGACCATCTCCTCCCTGATTGGAATCTACCAGGCATCAAGAGGAGCAAGTTCTGAAGCTGCTTAA
- the PEX11G gene encoding peroxisomal membrane protein 11C isoform X2: protein MAAGALWGLVAALETHRGRDRAVRALSYGCQLAGAALPGPAALPGGLLAASAQLSSCRTVLRLFDDLAMLRHSCSYGLGPEGEDALVRGLSVLCNVANQLYYPCEHLAWAADVGIVRAGSQQWWARSTALWGCALLLSILRSLRILFQLRRKLSQHKCTSPQSQQKLRAQMKAEVLSILMDTADLSNAIHWLPPGFLWAGRFPPWLVGLLGTISSLIGIYQASRGASSEAA from the exons ATGGCGGCGGGCGCGCTCTGGGGGCTCGTGGCCGCGCTGGAGACGCACCGGGGCCGCGACCGGGCG GTCCGGGCGCTGTCCTACGGCTGCCAGCTGGcgggggcagcgctgcccgggcccgcggcgctgcccgggggGCTCCTGGCCGcctctgcccagctcagctcctgccgCACCGTCCTGCGCCTCTTCGACGACCTGGCCATGCTGCGGCACAGCTGCAGCTACGGGCTGGGCCCCGAG GGCGAGGACGCGCTGGTGCGGGGGCTCTCGGTGCTCTGCAACGTGGCCAACCAGCTCTACTACCCCTGCGAGCACCTGGCGTGGGCGGCGGATGTCGGCATCGTCCGCGCCGGCTCCCAGCAGTGGTGGGCGCGGAGCACGGcgctctggggctgtgccctgctcctgaGCATCCTGCG ATCCCTGAGAATCTTGTTCCAGTTAAGAAGAAAACTGAGCCAGCACAAGTG CACTTCACCTCAGAGCCAGCAGAAGCTGAGAGCTCAGATGAAGGCTGAAGTTCTGAGCATCCTCATGGACACAGCAGATCTCTCCAATGCAATCCACTGGCTGCCTCCAGGATTCCTGTGGGCAGGAAGGTTCCCTCCATGGTTAGTAGGACTCCTGGGGACCATCTCCTCCCTGATTGGAATCTACCAGGCATCAAGAGGAGCAAGTTCTGAAGCTGCTTAA